The proteins below come from a single Balaenoptera musculus isolate JJ_BM4_2016_0621 chromosome 1, mBalMus1.pri.v3, whole genome shotgun sequence genomic window:
- the MPZ gene encoding LOW QUALITY PROTEIN: myelin protein P0 (The sequence of the model RefSeq protein was modified relative to this genomic sequence to represent the inferred CDS: substituted 1 base at 1 genomic stop codon): MAPGAPSSSPSPVLAALLFSSLVLSPAQAIVVYTDKEVHGAVGSQVTLHCSFWSSEWVSDDISFTWRYQPEGGRDAISIFHYAKGQPYIDEVGTFKERIQWVGDPLWKDGSIVIHNLDYSDNGTFTCDVKNPPDIVGKTSQVTLYVFEKVPTRYGVVLGAVIGGVLGGVLLLLLLFYLIRYCWLRRQAALQRRLSAMEKGKLHKSVKDSSKRGRQTPVLYAMLDHSRSTKAASEKKTKGLGESRKDKKXRLAGQAGGKGSGAESSKGSQMVVIEMELRKDEQSSELRPAVKSPSRTSLKNALKNMMGLDSEK; this comes from the exons ATGGCTCCTGGGGCTCCCTCTTCCAGCCCCAGTCCTGTCCTGGCTGCGCTACTCTTCTCCTCTTTGG tgctctccccagcccaggccaTTGTGGTTTACACGGACAAGGAGGTCCACGGTGCTGTGGGCTCCCAGGTGACCCTGCACTGCTCCTTCTGGTCCAGTGAGTGGGTCTCAGATGACATCTCCTTCACCTGGCGCTACCAGCCAGAAGGAGGCCGCGATGCCATCTCG ATCTTCCACTATGCCAAGGGACAACCCTACATCGATGAGGTGGGGACCTTCAAAGAGCGCATTCAGTGGGTAGGGGACCCTCTCTGGAAGGATGGCTCCATTGTCATACACAACCTGGACTATAGTGACAACGGCACTTTCACCTGTGACgtcaaaaacccaccagacataGTGGGCAAGACCTCTCAGGTCACGCTCTATGTCTTTGAAAAAG TGCCTACTAGGTACGGGGTGGTGCTGGGAGCCGTGATCGGGGGTGTTTTGGGGGGTGTtctattgctgctgctgcttttctaCCTGATTCGGTACTGCTGGCTACGCAGGCAGGCGGCCCTGCAGAGGAGACTCAG TGCCATGGAGAAGGGGAAATTGCACAAGTCTGTGAAGGACTCGTCGAAGCGCGGCCGGCAG ACGCCAGTGCTGTATGCCATGCTGGACCACAGCAGAAGCACCAAAGCTGCCAGTGAGAAGAAGACTAAAGGGTTGGGGGAGTCTCGCAAGGATAAGAAATAGCGGTTAGCGGGCCAGGCGGGGGGTAAGGGGTCAGGGGCGGAGTCTTCCAAAGGCTCTCAGATGGTGGTCATAGAGATGGAGCTACGAAAGGATGAGCAGAGCTCGGAGCTCCGGCCTGCTGTCAAGTCCCCCAGCAGAACCAGCCTCAAGAATGCCCTCAAGAACATGATGGGCCTGGACTCAGAAAAGTGa